Proteins found in one Cyprinus carpio isolate SPL01 chromosome B10, ASM1834038v1, whole genome shotgun sequence genomic segment:
- the rxfp2a gene encoding relaxin receptor 2a isoform X1: protein MKSVRYPSSTLLELTVIFLLIQNSRMETEAASMMAGRAVTENCPLGQFPCGNMSVCLPQVLQCNGHRDCKNGADEEHCGDNSGWADIFDRTIKKAEPQDLPNDCFVQQYPESCDCIKTEVECVDVNLHVVPVLSSNVTWLSLKNNRIRNLDDYIFSKYTQLQRLFLQNNIIQMVSSCAFSGLYTLEKLFLSQNHISYLGPGVFRDLHKLDWLVLDHNPLKSVTCDTFIGLRSLTFLSMVNTSLMWLPDSSLCQHMPLLRWLDFAENHVELLNYSSLKTCTELTVLSLHDNKIKLLPENTFHSLGSLVELDLSCNRFSDLPKNTFRSLQYLQKLNISHNPSLHIHGSYFDHLVQLQSLSLEGIEIPDITTKMFLPMGNLSHIYFKDFQYCSYAPHVRKCKPNTDGISSVEDLLASHVLRVSVWVMAFITCFGNLFVIGMRSFIRAENNLHAACIKVLCFADCLMGVYLFFLGIFDVKFRGEYNRNALIWMDSVECRTIGFLAMLSSEVSVLLLTYLTLEKFLVIVFPFSHLRPGKVQTVLVLAFIWILGFVIAAVPLLNEDLFGNYYGRNGVCFPLHSDRLEKPTAKGYSTGIFLGLNLVAFLVIVISYSSMFCSIYKTGINATDVRSRLHKDVAVANRFFFIVFSDALCWIPIFLVKTLSLLKVEIPGTINSWVVIFILPINSALNPILYTLTTSFFREQVELLLCHWQQRSVSKKYRKSLTSSTIYMEPFRNAEYPAKMSLPRLSLADMDNQYG from the exons CAGCATCCATGATGGCTGGCAGGGCAGTGACAGAAAATTGCCCTCTGGGTCAGTTCCCTTGTGGaaacatgagtgtgtgtttgcccCAGGTCCTTCAGTGCAATGGCCACAGGGACTGCAAGAACGGAGCAGATGAGGAACACTGCG GGGACAACAGCGGATGGGCGGATATCTTTGACCGCACTATTAAAAAGGCAGAGCCACAGGACCTTCCTAATGACTGCT TTGTGCAGCAGTACCCGGAGAGCTGTGATTGCATTAAGACCGAGGTGGAATGTGTTGACGTCAACCTGCATGTTGTACCGGTCCTCTCCTCCAATGTGACTTGGTT GTCTCTGAAGAATAATAGGATCAGGAATTTGGATGACTACATCTTCTCCAAATACACACAACTGCAGAGGCT GTTTCTTCAGAACAACATAATTCAGATGGTCTCAAGCTGTGCCTTCAGTGGACTATACACTCTAGAAAAACT GTTTCTCAGCCAAAACCACATAAGCTATTTAGGCCCAGGTGTATTCAGAGATCTACACAAATTAGACTGGCT TGTATTGGATCACAATCCACTTAAAAGTGTCACCTGTGATACTTTCATTGGTCTGAGGTCGCTGACATTTCT ATCAATGGTAAACACGTCTCTGATGTGGCTGCCCGATTCAAGTCTGTGTCAACATATGCCCTTGCTCAGGTGGCT GGATTTCGCTGAGAACCACGTTGAGTTGCTGAATTATTCCTCTCTGAAGACCTGCACCGAGCTCACAGTGCT ATCACTGCATGACAATAAAATCAAGCTCCTTCCAGAAAACACCTTTCATTCTCTTGGATCTTTGGTTGAACT agatttgtCTTGCAACAGATTTTCCGATCTTCCTAAAAACACTTTCAGGAGTTTACAATATCTGCAGAAACT gaacatatcccataATCCTTCACTCCATATTCATGGCAGCTACTTCGATCACCTAGTCCAACTTCAGTCTCT aagtcTGGAGGGCATTGAAATTCCTGATATAACAACCAAGATGTTTCTTCCCATGGGGAACTTGTCCCACAT atattttaagGATTTTCAGTATTGTTCCTACGCCCCACATGTTCGGAAATGTAAACCTAATACAGATGGCATTTCATCAGTGGAAGACCTGTTAGCCAGCCATGTTCTGCGGGTGTCCGTCTGGGTTATGGCCTTCATCACCTGCTTTGGGAATCTCTTTGTTATCGGAATGCGCTCCTTCATTAGAGCAGAGAACAACCTGCATGCAGCCTGCATCAAAGTCCTGTGTT TTGCTGACTGTCTGATGGGAGTCTATCTTTTCTTCCTGGGGATATTTGATGTGAAGTTTCGGGGCGAATATAACCGGAATGCTCTAATCTGGATGGATAGCGTCGAATGCCGAACGATTGGCTTTCTTGCCATGCTCTCCTCTGAAGTATCTGTTCTCCTCCTCACCTACTTGACACTAGAGAAGTTCCTAGTCATCGTTTTCCCGTTTAGCCATCTGCGGCCTGGGAAAGTGCAGACAGTGTTGGTTCTGGCCTTCATCTGGATTCTGGGATTTGTCATAGCAGCTGTTCCCTTGCTAAATGAAGACCTGTTTGGGAACTATTATGGGCGAAATGGAGTTTGTTTTCCTCTGCACTCTGATAGGCTGGAGAAACCAACAGCCAAAGGATACTCCACAGGGATATTTCTAG gTCTTAATCTGGTGGCGTTTTTGGTGATTGTCATTTCCTACTCCAGCATGTTCTGTTCCATTTATAAAACCGGCATCAATGCCACAGATGTGCGCAGTCGGCTACACAAAGATGTGGCTGTGGCCAACCGCTTTTTCTTTATTGTGTTCTCTGATGCCCTCTGCTGGATACCCATATTTTTGGTCAAAACACTTTCTCTGCTAAAAGTTGAGATTCCAG GTACAATAAACTCCTGGGTGGTGATTTTCATTCTTCCAATCAACAGCGCTCTTAACCCCATCCTCTACACCCTGACCACCAGCTTCTTCAGAGAGCAGGTGGAGCTTCTCCTTTGCCACTGGCAGCAGCGCTCAGTGTCAAAGAAATACCGTAAGAGTCTCACCAGCTCCACCATCTACATGGAGCCCTTTCGCAATGCAGAATACCCTGCAAAAATGTCCTTGCCACGACTGTCTTTGGCAGACATGGATAACCAATATGGGTGA
- the rxfp2a gene encoding relaxin receptor 2a isoform X2: protein MKSVRYPSSTLLELTVIFLLIQNSRMETEASMMAGRAVTENCPLGQFPCGNMSVCLPQVLQCNGHRDCKNGADEEHCGDNSGWADIFDRTIKKAEPQDLPNDCFVQQYPESCDCIKTEVECVDVNLHVVPVLSSNVTWLSLKNNRIRNLDDYIFSKYTQLQRLFLQNNIIQMVSSCAFSGLYTLEKLFLSQNHISYLGPGVFRDLHKLDWLVLDHNPLKSVTCDTFIGLRSLTFLSMVNTSLMWLPDSSLCQHMPLLRWLDFAENHVELLNYSSLKTCTELTVLSLHDNKIKLLPENTFHSLGSLVELDLSCNRFSDLPKNTFRSLQYLQKLNISHNPSLHIHGSYFDHLVQLQSLSLEGIEIPDITTKMFLPMGNLSHIYFKDFQYCSYAPHVRKCKPNTDGISSVEDLLASHVLRVSVWVMAFITCFGNLFVIGMRSFIRAENNLHAACIKVLCFADCLMGVYLFFLGIFDVKFRGEYNRNALIWMDSVECRTIGFLAMLSSEVSVLLLTYLTLEKFLVIVFPFSHLRPGKVQTVLVLAFIWILGFVIAAVPLLNEDLFGNYYGRNGVCFPLHSDRLEKPTAKGYSTGIFLGLNLVAFLVIVISYSSMFCSIYKTGINATDVRSRLHKDVAVANRFFFIVFSDALCWIPIFLVKTLSLLKVEIPGTINSWVVIFILPINSALNPILYTLTTSFFREQVELLLCHWQQRSVSKKYRKSLTSSTIYMEPFRNAEYPAKMSLPRLSLADMDNQYG from the exons CATCCATGATGGCTGGCAGGGCAGTGACAGAAAATTGCCCTCTGGGTCAGTTCCCTTGTGGaaacatgagtgtgtgtttgcccCAGGTCCTTCAGTGCAATGGCCACAGGGACTGCAAGAACGGAGCAGATGAGGAACACTGCG GGGACAACAGCGGATGGGCGGATATCTTTGACCGCACTATTAAAAAGGCAGAGCCACAGGACCTTCCTAATGACTGCT TTGTGCAGCAGTACCCGGAGAGCTGTGATTGCATTAAGACCGAGGTGGAATGTGTTGACGTCAACCTGCATGTTGTACCGGTCCTCTCCTCCAATGTGACTTGGTT GTCTCTGAAGAATAATAGGATCAGGAATTTGGATGACTACATCTTCTCCAAATACACACAACTGCAGAGGCT GTTTCTTCAGAACAACATAATTCAGATGGTCTCAAGCTGTGCCTTCAGTGGACTATACACTCTAGAAAAACT GTTTCTCAGCCAAAACCACATAAGCTATTTAGGCCCAGGTGTATTCAGAGATCTACACAAATTAGACTGGCT TGTATTGGATCACAATCCACTTAAAAGTGTCACCTGTGATACTTTCATTGGTCTGAGGTCGCTGACATTTCT ATCAATGGTAAACACGTCTCTGATGTGGCTGCCCGATTCAAGTCTGTGTCAACATATGCCCTTGCTCAGGTGGCT GGATTTCGCTGAGAACCACGTTGAGTTGCTGAATTATTCCTCTCTGAAGACCTGCACCGAGCTCACAGTGCT ATCACTGCATGACAATAAAATCAAGCTCCTTCCAGAAAACACCTTTCATTCTCTTGGATCTTTGGTTGAACT agatttgtCTTGCAACAGATTTTCCGATCTTCCTAAAAACACTTTCAGGAGTTTACAATATCTGCAGAAACT gaacatatcccataATCCTTCACTCCATATTCATGGCAGCTACTTCGATCACCTAGTCCAACTTCAGTCTCT aagtcTGGAGGGCATTGAAATTCCTGATATAACAACCAAGATGTTTCTTCCCATGGGGAACTTGTCCCACAT atattttaagGATTTTCAGTATTGTTCCTACGCCCCACATGTTCGGAAATGTAAACCTAATACAGATGGCATTTCATCAGTGGAAGACCTGTTAGCCAGCCATGTTCTGCGGGTGTCCGTCTGGGTTATGGCCTTCATCACCTGCTTTGGGAATCTCTTTGTTATCGGAATGCGCTCCTTCATTAGAGCAGAGAACAACCTGCATGCAGCCTGCATCAAAGTCCTGTGTT TTGCTGACTGTCTGATGGGAGTCTATCTTTTCTTCCTGGGGATATTTGATGTGAAGTTTCGGGGCGAATATAACCGGAATGCTCTAATCTGGATGGATAGCGTCGAATGCCGAACGATTGGCTTTCTTGCCATGCTCTCCTCTGAAGTATCTGTTCTCCTCCTCACCTACTTGACACTAGAGAAGTTCCTAGTCATCGTTTTCCCGTTTAGCCATCTGCGGCCTGGGAAAGTGCAGACAGTGTTGGTTCTGGCCTTCATCTGGATTCTGGGATTTGTCATAGCAGCTGTTCCCTTGCTAAATGAAGACCTGTTTGGGAACTATTATGGGCGAAATGGAGTTTGTTTTCCTCTGCACTCTGATAGGCTGGAGAAACCAACAGCCAAAGGATACTCCACAGGGATATTTCTAG gTCTTAATCTGGTGGCGTTTTTGGTGATTGTCATTTCCTACTCCAGCATGTTCTGTTCCATTTATAAAACCGGCATCAATGCCACAGATGTGCGCAGTCGGCTACACAAAGATGTGGCTGTGGCCAACCGCTTTTTCTTTATTGTGTTCTCTGATGCCCTCTGCTGGATACCCATATTTTTGGTCAAAACACTTTCTCTGCTAAAAGTTGAGATTCCAG GTACAATAAACTCCTGGGTGGTGATTTTCATTCTTCCAATCAACAGCGCTCTTAACCCCATCCTCTACACCCTGACCACCAGCTTCTTCAGAGAGCAGGTGGAGCTTCTCCTTTGCCACTGGCAGCAGCGCTCAGTGTCAAAGAAATACCGTAAGAGTCTCACCAGCTCCACCATCTACATGGAGCCCTTTCGCAATGCAGAATACCCTGCAAAAATGTCCTTGCCACGACTGTCTTTGGCAGACATGGATAACCAATATGGGTGA